Genomic window (Drosophila ananassae strain 14024-0371.13 chromosome 3L, ASM1763931v2, whole genome shotgun sequence):
CTTTCAAAACGCTGCTTGGGATCTACATGGCGACAAAACCAATTAGTGTATGCTATAGGTATATCGCTATCCGGGCAGCTGCATTTCTGCAAGACAAAatatgttaaaaaaataaagtttgaaACTCAACACTAATAACTTACACTTAGGTTAACCAAACCCAGATTCAGATTCTCTTCGCCATGCTTCCGCGACAAGTATGTGGCATTAACTCCCTGCTGCAGATCACATCGCTTGGGACCACTGTACACCATTATGGGGTCGCTTTCCGAAGCCATGCACTGCATCCGGAATTTTTGTCCATACTTGATCGTTTCCCCAGTCCGGTCGTGGTCATCTCCACTGACAATCCGAAAAGAATTACGGGCACACGGCCGCCTGGAAGGCGCCACCGATAGCTCGCAATCTTCGCTGATGGTTTGGGTGTGCCGCACCTCCTTTTCGTTGATCACCACGGACAAGGCGGCATTCAAGTCATCGCTGTCCAAGTCCATAATATTCATAACAATCGGCATGAGCTGTACGACAGCCCCGAACAGAACATTTTCTTTGGGGGCCGCCAAAACGATCTCCTTGTGGAAATTATCATACAAAGTACGCGCCTTTTCCACCAAGAGCTCTCCTCGATCGCGGCGGCTCTTGAAATTAACCAGTTTATCCTTAAAAGGGACTATAAGTATACTATTTTTAGCGCCTATATTATTCCTCACCTCTTCTAAGCAATTCTCCTCTACCCAGTTACCAATTCTAACACTGGGCTGGTAACGAGCCGAACTGGAATCCGTATCATTTATCCTGCAGGGCATTTTGAAGTCttcaaaaacatttaaatttcaaaagaGTAATAAGTGATATATTTGTATTGCTAATTTCTGAAACGTAATAAACTTCTAAGGTTACTACAGCCGCATAACTTTTGAAAACACAAACTCACCACAGTCAACTGAAattttcatagcatactttcGGGCATGTCGAAAAGGAGACATCCCTCGAGCACCTAACTGGCCAGAACAAACATGGCGTTCgttactcatacgcactgtgAACTAATATTTTTCACATGCACACAGCGGCGAGtaagccagataatctattaTTTGGGCGGAGTGACTGAGGAGTCGGGAATCTTGATGGCTGGGACAGACAGAGCAGACACAAGTCGTCTCCGTCCACTTGGGTGTGCCCCATCATCATTTGCGAATCTCTTGGTTGTCTGGGCCAAATATCGGTGACAAGATAAGACCGTTTCCATAAACATTTAGCACATTGCCCGTCGTTGAATCGCCATAATTGTGCTTGGAATTCATTATCGCTGATTTACCTGGTTTTCCTGCCGCTCTCTGGTGTGCAAAAATTCAGTTTGTAGGTGTACCCGAGGCTGTTGGATCGGCGTGCTCATCACGTGAACGTGAGCCGGCGGCTCGGCCGATTTGCGGCACGTTTCTTATCTCAGCACTCGATTGCAATGGGGGCTATATGCGATATTGTCGCCGAGCCTCAAGTTTTATGGTCCTATTTACCTCCACACTGGCTGGCATGCCTTCTAATCGAGCCTATCAGTCGAGGCATCCAACGTTCAGCTAGGCACTGATTTATTTCACTCTGTTTGCTCTATTTTATTTCACAATTTTATCCCATAGTTGGCTCCGAAATAGGTGACACTGGTCACCTCATAGGACGGCACTTCCACCTGCTGCTCACTGCAGTCCTTGCGCAGGACACAGCCCGAACGCTGCTCGTCGATGATGTAACCCATACGACAAACACATGGTCCTCCGCATATCCTTGGGCTACAGCCGCGGGACTTGTATAGACAAGTTTCCTCGCAGCGGGAGGAGCAAAAGGATGTAGTGGCATTAGGCGGACACTGCAAATTTTTGGGATAAGGTAACGTCAGAGGCCGGTACGACAATACCCAGTTGAGGAAAACCAAAAGCAGTCCGATTGTCAGAGACATTATCTTAGTACTAAGGCTTTTCAAATAAAGGGAGAGTGAATGGTTCTTTAATCTAGTTAGTTCCTCTTAGTAACACCTGATTAGGTGGATTTAATGTTACGTTTACAAGCtcacactgaaaaaaaaaatttttatggaGTTTAAATTACCTACTAAGGTGAGAATGGGGAAtatgttttaatattgatcGCCTTCTGGTCTTATAATGTTCATTACCTTACCAAAACctgccaaaaaaaatgttgacccattttttcaatttgtgtttttggccaaaaattgaaccaaatttttattgtttgtttttcccaatattttgatgcagatcgcaCCGGATTAGAGTcatgatttataaatggtattccattTAAATTGGTTGCGAAATAGTAAAAATATTCACTAAAAAGTGAATCAAAagctttaaaacaaaaaaaagacatACGCTGATCCAAGTTTTCACTTTTCATAATGGCAAAACCTGCATAACTTGGCTAATAATTGTCAGAACCAttaatgttataccttcccgatcaaAGATCTTCGAGTAGcatcattttcaatcaaaacctggcaacaacATTTTTGagccatttttcgaaattttttaaaggggttttaaaaatgattttagccaaaatatgacccaaaatattgttgttccattttttccacattttgatgcagattgaagggaATTTGAGTCCTGagtcataaatggtattccgtttgTAGATCGGTTGCGAAATAACGAAAATATTCACTAAAATGTGAATCAAAAGCTtcgattttgacaaaaaaaaaaaaagaaatacgcTGATCCaagttttcactttttataatggaaaaaCATGCATAACTTGGCTAATAATTGTCAGAACCacaaatgttataccttcccgatcttagattTTTGAGTGGcatcattttcaatcaaaacctggcaacaacATTTTTGAGCCATTTTtcgtaatttttcaaaggggtatcataattttagccaaaatatgacccaaaatattgttgttccattttttccacattttaatgcagatctaAGGGGATTAGAGtgctgattcataaatggtattccgtttttAGATCGGTTTCGAAATAAGGAAAATATACCTTAAAAAGTGAATCAAAAGCTTCGATTTTGGGCACATAAAGAATATAAAAAGTGCTTCTCTTTTAAATTAAGACCATAATTCCATGAGATTAAGCTGGCCAAGTTTGTGTTATTAGGAAGCACTCCAAATAATTTATGTTTAAACGTGTGCCAGTTGAAGtgtttaaaacaaatttaagttataaaataAACTTGCTCTGTTAATCTGGATTAtgtgttaaataaataaattataagtTGACAGAATGTGTTATAAATCATACTATAGCCAAGGTTAAAAAATCTACTGTTATGTGACTCACTTTTCAATTCCATCAAAGATAATTgataataattcaatatatatgCACTTACCCATGTTTTGCACCTGAATGTATGGCTATCGTTTCACTCTTGTTCACAGCCCACGAAAAAGTGTTATGTTATCTTGGTcaaacagaaataaaaacagatgAGGGCCCAAACGCACAAATACCTGCTTTAATTGCGTCAAAGGACGggcctcaaataaaaataatgatagCGAATCGGCGCTAGTATCTTCATCGAACTCCCCCATCGCTCTCTCCCAACGCGTATCACGAATTTCAAAATACAATTAATAATGAGATAATAAGCTGTTGCCAGTAAACTGAAatgtattgaccaaatatgaTTTGGCACAGGCAATTGAGTGGCACTCGTGGCTGTCATACATATAGCCCGGCCATAACAGATCTCCCAAAGGTTATTCCAAGTCGGTTGTTAGGCTAATCCAGTAAGCCCCAAACCGCAAATCATGTGACTACATTGCCTTCTTCCTCCCCCCGATCCGAGGGCGCTTAATCTCCCATTCATGGGCCGCTATTAGTTAGTATCATATACTATATGTATTGAACCCGAAGTGCCGCTGGTCAAGATTGTGTTTTACGACTCTTTATAGACCCAAAATCAGTTGATATTGGCTCCCTGTTACCTGCTACCTGTGGAAAATAAAACTGGCCTTAAGGCGTTATCGCTGGTCAAAGTCGGTTTATGGTTCCTTAATATTCAAAGAATTGTTGAGGGTTTTCCTTTTCTTGCCAAAATAGAGTCTAATTAAAATCTTAAAGattttgttcaaaaaattCCTTAATGACTAACTTTACCATTAAAATTCTAGTTTTTGTTAAAGGGAATAAACGTCATTAAAGCTGTTTCTCCACCTGGATCTCTGCTCTACCTGCTCTATTCATCTAAATTGTTGACGTCAGTATTCAAGTCCTATAGTCCCGTCAGTAAATCTTTAATTTGGGCTGTCAATTTCTTAGTCAATATTGTAAAAAGCCGCCTCCTTTCGCTTCCATCATGTGTCTCTCACGCGCGAGAGTTAACTCGTTTCGGTGTTTGCCAGAAGGTGCGTGGAGCTTCACGTGAGGAGCACACGATTCGTGAAGAGCGGCCACTCCGAGCTCCAACCGGTTACCGGTGCCGGTCGCCCACCAGGTAAGAGGATCCCCACTAGATGGAGCCACTCCAATTGTCACCTATTTGGGCTTGTAAACCCGTCATTTACGCTTTTATAGCACTGACCATTATCGCCTGCTGGAGGGTCGGATGGTCGGCGCTCCTCAGACTTTATCAAGCTGGCGGAGCTCGGCAGGTGAATCAAATCGAGAGCTTCGTGTTTCCTCTGCTCCACCTAACGCCAACGTCGCTGCCACGCTGCTCCAGTCGCAGCCGGCGTCGCAGTCACCAGCGATGTGAGTAAAACACAAACAGAATTATAAAAACGTTCAATTAGCCGGTGTAGTAAGTCATTACAGTTTCAACGCTCGTTGCGAAAACAGCAACTCCGAAAAAAGctacaaaataatatttataaagaaagtTTACCAGCGAGTGTGGACGGGTGGAAATTGTGCGAAAAATTCAGTAAAAGCCAACAGTTTTTGGACATCAGTCAGATCATCAATGTGAGTCTCACCTACAATCTAAGCAAATAGAATCCGCAGCGTTTTCACtttttcactgtcgccccAACTCGCTGCCATCCGTTTGTTTTTGTCTGCAAATTCGCTGAGGTCCAGTTAATTAGCCCCCCTCTGGAAAAAAGTGTAAATTAAGTAAgacaaaaaatggcaaaacaGCTGATTCgtaattttaaaaagttgtgTGTCTTTGTACTCCAAGTGAGGTGAGTGAGTTTCGGAATAAAAGCCTGCCAAttaaatacacaaaaaaaatgagtaaaaaacagaaaattaaGGAACATTAAAATCCATACTCACATTCATACAATATGCAAAGTACACAAAGACTTATTAAAACCAGTTAAGTAAGCAGAATAATAAATATGTGCTAAAGCCATTGTCAAGGAACTCGATTAAGGTGAATGATTTACAATCGAAAGAtgatgaattttttttgcGTAACTTCCTAGCCACCAAGTGGCGATTGGCGCTGGGTTTACAAATCCACTTTCGTTTCGTATCAAGTGCAAAAATGCGCCAAGATAAGTTTAGCCAAGAAACCTATTGAAAATTACTGGGTAGCCCGAGCAATACAGTTTCCCACCTCTCGAgagcaataaaaacaatgtGAGCCCTCATGGCTCTTGAGAGCTACACTTCAAGCAACAAGCTTATTATTATGAGCTTAAAAAGTCATTCaaaaatgaggaaaaaaaatatcatttaagttttaatttatttaattttcataaccagattttttaaattatatccCTTTAAAAGTAATTAGCCAGTTTCAAGAATCAGGTATTAAATTATTATGCAGTTGAAAGCTCAATTGACATGTTGTGAGTTTCGGAGAAGTAATTGAAGTTTCATTTCCTTCAGAAATTAAGTATGGGGAGTGACATTAAAGTATATGGCTTTCGGGAATccataaattaattttcccCCAGTGCACAGAATCCATTGCAGAAGCACTCGGGCGAATCGGCTGCGAATGTGATTGTATGATTGTATGTTGAGGTTGAGGCCCGGGTACGGGCCCGGGTCTGAACTTGAACTTGAAAAGCTGAATGCAAACACTGgctaacacacacacttacacaaGCATGGATAAACCGGTGGAAATActaatgaaaattgaaatgaaaatgaaactgGAAACGATGTAGAAAATGGCAACAATTGGAACACCAAGTGaataacattaaaataaattaagagGATGAATCTCCATTAAAATGCCAATCGGCCGGAGAAACCGAAGCACGGGTGGAAAATTTGCCACTGCCTTGTCACGAATCCATTGTATATGTGACGAAGGCTGGTTTATGGACCGCGATAAAACTAATTATGATCCAATTAAGGCAATCTGATATCAGACGTCTTTGGTTTCTTAACGACATCATCTCGCCGTTGGCAATCAGCCGAAAAAAGGGTGAATGGAGAGCTGTTAGCACGTGTTTTGGGGCCAAGAGGAAGTACATATAATATACGGCTATCTCCTTTCGTGGGTCATTCCGGAGTTTGTACAGCCGTGCAATCTGGAGAGGTTCCCCACTCAACGAGGGCGTTCAGATAAGGGTATTTGATTTACGGCTTCATTCCGCACGATAGCCATAGTCTGCCCCCCATTGGCAACCGATTCCGAAGAACTCTTCTCCGCAATCCGTCAATAAATCCGTCCGGCTGACAATTTACAATTACGTGGTATTTGGCTAAGAGCGTGTGCACCATTCTCTTGGCCCAGAACGAACTTTGGCAGCCTCTCTCTCCTACCTGTTTTTTGTGGCCACTTATCTTTCCGAAATTTCCGACACTTGAGCGAGCACACTTCTCGAGCCGATTAAGAGGCGTTAGTGATAGCGAttatattcataaatttttttctagCCATTGTTAGCCCAATGCATTAAATATGGTTTTGTGGCGGCCCATAAATTGTTGCCTTTTACTATTATTTACTAATGCACTTTTAATGCCTACAAAATAAAGTTATAAACCAAGGGAGCGATGATTCTAACTGCGCCATCGACAATTAACAATTATCACTtgccatttaaatttattacatTATTTATAAGCCAGATAGgggattttttatttatttaaagagGGCTTACTGAAATGAATGAGCACTTATGTAACCCCCAGATCCGTTCCAGGAGGATCGCATCCACATCTCTTGGGGGTTTTCAGCGATCTGCGGTTGGTTAGCAGTCTAGAAAATTGCAAATCATTTCGTCTACGATTGATGGTCCCATGTTTACCCAAAAGCGTTTTTGCTAATTGTTTAAATTGGTCAATATTTGTGACAAAAACTGCGGCAAAGGAAACTCTGGATTTGCGCTACCTTTATCATGATCTTATTAAATAACTGCGTGGAGATCACGTTTCTATTTTCGATCGAAATGATAAGAAATCGATATGATGTTCtagttattttataaaatgtgaCATAACAAGTtggtttttatatataaataagtCTGAACTTATTATATTCCAGTTGTTTTATTTGCAAagtttttctgtttctgaATTGAGATTTAACTTTTAAAGTTGTTTGGCGCAGTTGAAAGACTAATTAGGGCATTGTGTGGGCTTGATTTCTAAGAAATCTGCTCAAACAAATCGACGAAACAGGGAGAGCAGGTTGTTTAAAAGGCCGACACAGTCTTTTTGCCGACTTATGAAACTTTCCAAAATTGTGTTTTCGGCCGGCTCTGACGTGCAAACAATTCGAATAACAATTGAAATTCcgctcacaaaaaaaaaatcaattgcTCAGCCGTCTgtaggttttatttttgtataaagTTTTTTCCGTTTGTTTgcgtatttaaaaataatgtagAATCAAAACCCTGTTATAAACAATTTACCTAGAATTGGGTTTGCCGAACTCACAACCCGTTTTCTCAAAAGGGAACCATTAATAGGAAgcccaaaatattttaaaaaaaatgtaagtgATAAACAAATTACATCATCGGGAGCGGTGGGGGCCCAAAATTGTCAATATGTGAGTGGAGTGGATAAGCTTGGAACGAGATAAGTAGAGCTGTATAAGGTTAATTACATTGCGAATTGAGTGCGAAACTCGTCCGCAATGCAAATGTTGAACTAGCCTTGCCTTGCATCGACTTGCCACGAATCGAATTCAACTGCCAAGGTCCCCTCGCAGAACTGGCTAAGAAATGAGGTGGCAAACTGTACCCCAAATAGATCAATAGAGCTTATAGCTTATCCCTCTCAAATCGGTCAGACCACGGTCTCAAATATTTGATCGCCAGTCGCTGTTAACTGGGGAAACGTGCGTAGGGCGACAGACTCGTGAAATCAAAAGCCAATCACGCCGGGATGACGGTGGAAATTTAGCGTTTGCCTAACCAATTGAAGACGACAGCCTGCTAAATTTATCAAACTAATTTGTTGGCTTCTCTCTGCTTTCAGATTAACAACTTGATCTGCCGATCGCCCTGGTCTGCCTAGTCTGGAGATCATCTATATCTGTAGAAATATCTCGCTATCGGTATCCCCGAAGACCGAGTGTCAACAAGCCGCCAGCCACCAGCCGGGGGCAAAACTGCAAAACGAAACGACAAATGAATCGTGCAAACAGCCCAGACTGGGACTGAGGCTGAGACTGATTCGGGGCTTATTTAAAGGCCGGCTACCCACTGTCTGTCAATCAGAACAATCCAAGCTGCCAGAGGCAGCAGATCGCGAGTGaaatacttatacttataccAGAAAGAAAGCATCTTCTGAAGGCAATTGCTTGAGCTTATCGTGAAGCAAATGAACGAGCtgaaacaataaataaactaaatacCGGTGTGGAAAATGGTCGACACCTTGTAAATACAACTTACTTCGCTTTAACGCTTTATTGCACCtcatttaaagtttattttctgCATTATTGTGTGCAGTATTGTGATATTTCAACGCCTGCCGCCTGCACCACCTGCAGCGTCGTAATCAATTTGTTTTAACACTTTGTGTTAAACTAAAAGAAAGCCCCCGTAAGCTTTAGCCAATAAACAAACTCAAAAATGTCTGCGTCGAAGGAGGCCATATGTTCGAGTCAGGAAAAGGATCTGGAAAAGCCGGCATTAGGTAAGTTCTTACACTTAATTTGAGAGTCCTGGTAGTTAGGTCCTAAAATCTTAGGTGAGTTAGGTGAGAAAAGTCTATTGTCACCCTATGAGGCAATATTTGTCAACTATAACTGAGATAACTTTCAAATTGCACTTTTTTGTTAGCTAATATTAAGGGTGACTTTTGACAATAACATCGTAAATAACAAGTTTAAGACAATAAACCTAAAATAGAGCTTTCTCGTCAGTCAACTAGAGTGAGAGTCAACTCAATAAATAtgcataattaaataaaaacaggaAATAATTGGATATCCGAAAGCTTGCAATTTGAATAGCATTCGAGCACACCCTCCATTTCTTCAAATAATTAAACACTAGACTTGCAATTGAAATGTCGCAAATCCTATGATTTCACTCGGCGCGTAATTGGCCCATTTATTGCATTTGATTCACTACCGCCGGGGCGTATAATTTACATTTAACTTAACTAAACAAATTGCCCAAACAGAACAGAAATCGTGAGGGCACGTACTCCCTGACGATTTTGCAATCGTTAAACTCAAAAGTGACAATTGAAGCCCATTGAATGGGACTCTCAGTGATTCGAGCGGCTTCTCCAGGAATTCACTTGATTTAAATAAGCCGAAAAAGAGGCCGAAATGTATAGGAAGGTTGCCGCCAAACGGAAGTTATTTGTTATGCAATAAAAATgagcagaaaaataaaatccattaTTAACCAGAGTCGCCAACGCGTGAGCCAAATTCGCAATTAACGTGTGACACATAGCCATAGATTGCACAGAAAAAAATGATCAGTTTGacttaataaaataagatcTCAAAAGCAGCTGGTTCTTCTAATAAGAGCAGAGAAGCTATGGAAATTTTGAACCGTGTAGTGGGTGTTTTGACTGTCCTACAGTGCCAACTTTTGTTACCTGTTTAGCTCATTAGTTTACCATTTGCGGAGTGAGCCAAAGTGGCTTGTTTATAGTGTCTTCCCTTCCTATATTTTTTACACAGAATTCATCTTTTCTGTCTGGCGAACACTTGACACAGTTTGTGTAAGTTCCCGGTTTACCTTTTTTGCGTAGTTCCAACTGGCCCCAACCGGTTACCGGCAAAAAGGCCCCAAAATACGAAAGCCAAAAcaggcaaaaaaaattaatgaaaacattgCCATAAATCTCAGTATGTTGTGGCAAATGCCAAATACAGTACGTGTTTATAACTGTGCAAATGAACTCTGCAAGGCGGTGACAAAACtcgtttattatttttttcctctAGACTCTAGAGATTCGCGGCTAAGGTCAGTTGTGGAAATGCATATTTCGCCTTGGGATTCCGACGAgaacttttcactttttacTTTCATTAGCGGATTGCATTGCAATTTATAGAGCACTGTTGGCTTTGCGTGATGGGCATgggcaaaataaaaacaattttcgaTCTGGCAGCTTGACAAGTATTTTCAGCAAGTCGCTGGCTTTTGGCCCTGATATTGACATTTGAATGTCCGGCCATTATTCCCGGCCCAGCCTGGTCCGGTCCGATCCCCACTAGCGTTTGTCATCTTTCGACATGCCATCGGTTAATTGGATGAAAATATTCACATCTATTCAATTTCCCGGCCAACGCCTCTCCAATTTCAAATCGTATATTGTGGGTGGCTGGCTGGGCGGCTAAAAAAGCCCCCTTGGTGAATTAACAATAGGGCATCCAGAGAATCAGCGACCTGTTGAGCGTTGCGCTCGAGTTGAGCCCCATATCCGTTCCAAATTTCTATGGCACAATACTATATGGCTACTATATGGTGTATTGTTGACGTCTCGTAATCCGACTTGCTAAATTAGAAAATTGCTTTTACACAAAAGAGCTCAGACTCATAAGTTGGCGGTTTTATGGGAGCAAGAGAGATAGAGAAATTTTTTAGAAACCTCTCAATTGCAAAGTGGGAAAtgccttttcttttttgagaTCGTGACTTTTgcgacattttttttgtagaattttatttgaatttttttgtttgtttgctagCAAGTAGCAGGCAAATTACTCATCTCGTCAAGAGTGCGCTTGTTACTATTTTTATAGATTACCATTAGCCTGAAAATAGCAAAGGCATTCATTCAAAGAATGCATATCACAAGCGGTCTACCTGCTGAGGAGAAA
Coding sequences:
- the LOC6494265 gene encoding cilia- and flagella-associated protein 161; translated protein: MPCRINDTDSSSARYQPSVRIGNWVEENCLEEDKLVNFKSRRDRGELLVEKARTLYDNFHKEIVLAAPKENVLFGAVVQLMPIVMNIMDLDSDDLNAALSVVINEKEVRHTQTISEDCELSVAPSRRPCARNSFRIVSGDDHDRTGETIKYGQKFRMQCMASESDPIMVYSGPKRCDLQQGVNATYLSRKHGEENLNLGLVNLSKCSCPDSDIPIAYTNWFCRHVDPKQRFESEGEDIPSNSPLVIVHSTTNRNLAAENVLIQTLFGPEFLVSVQNYRNIFKHEIWKNVWMISNGHQHNTSKKTGGASSH